GACGATCACGCTGCCGATCAGCATCAGCGTGTTCCAGGTGGCGGGCCAGAAGTCCGGATCGGTGACGAAGTAGTGAAAGTTCTCGATGCCCGCGAACGTGCGTTCGCCGGGCTGCATGAGGTTGTAGTTCACGAACGAGAAGTACAACGTCATCGCAAGCGGCACGATCATCCACAGCAGGAGCGTGAGCACGGCGGGCGCCATCAGGGCCCGGGGCAGGAGTCGTTTCATCTTGTGTTCCTCTCAGGCTGTTGCCCCCTCTCCCGCCCGCGGGAGAGGGTTGGGGTGAGGGCATGCGGCGGCGGCCGTGGACGTGCTGCTGCCCCCTCACCCTGCCCTCTCCCCGGGGGGAGAGGGGAAAAACGGCTTACTTGTAGTACCCGGCCTTCTTCATCTCGCGCTCGGCGGCCGTCTGCGAGGTCTTCAGCGCCTGGTCCACCGTGACCTTGCCCGACAGCGCCGCGCTCATCTGCTGGCCCACCGCCACGCCGATGGCCTGGAATTCGGGAATGGCCGCGTACTGCACGCCCACGTACGGCGACTTGGGCAAGGTGCTGTCGCTGAGGTTGGCGGTGTCGATGGCCTTCTTCTCGGCCGCGGCGAACTTGGCCACCTTCTGGAACTCGGGGTTCGCATAGGTCGACTTGCGCGTGCCGGTGGGCACCGTGGCCCAGCCATGCTCCTTGGCGACCAGGTTCACATACTCCTTGGACGTGGCCCACTTCACGAAGGTCTGCGCGGCGGCGCCCTTGGTCGAGCTGGCGGGAATGGCCAGGTTCCAGGTCCACAGCCAGTTCGCGCCCTTGGGTGTGACGGCCACGGGCGCCTGCGCGAAGGCCACCTTGTCGGCCACCTTCGACTGCTTCGGATCGCTGATGAACGAGGCCGCGATGGTCGCGTCCACCCACATGCCGCACTTGCCCTCGTTGAAGAGCGCAAGGTTCTCGTTGAAGCTGTTGGCCGAAGCGCCGGGCGGGCCGTAGGCCTTCATCAGGTCGACGTAGAAGTTGATCGCGTCCTTCCACGGCTTGGTGTCGATCTGCGGCTTCCACTGCATGTCGAACCACTGGCCGCCGTTGGTGTTGACCAGCGTCGTCAGGAAGGCCATGTTGTCGCCCCAGCCCGGCTTGCCGCGCAGGCACATGCCGTACACGCCGGCCTTCGGGTCGTGGATCTTGCCGGCGAGTTCTTTCACCTGCGCCCAGGTGGGCTGCTCGGGCATCTGGAAGCCGACCTTGTCGGCCAGGTCCTTGCGGTACATGAGCATCGAGCTCTCGCCATAGAACGGCGCGGCGTAGAGCTTGCCTTCGGACGACAGGCCGGCGCGGATGGCGGGCAGCAGGTCGTCCGCGTCATAGGCGGCGTCGGTGGCAATGGGCTGGAGCCAGCCCTTCTTCGACCAGATCGGCGCCTCGTACAGGCCGATGGTCATCACGTCGAACTGGCCGCCCTTGGTGGCGATGTCGGTGGTCACGCGCTGGCGCAGCGTGCCTTCTTCCAGCGTGACCCACTTGAGCTTGATGTCGGGGTTGGCTTTTTCGAAGAAGGGGGTGAGCTTCTGCATCTCGATCATGTGGCCGTTGTTGACGGTCGCAATCACGAGTTCGGTGGCGGCCTGGGACGCGAGGCCCGTGCCGATGAGTGCGAGGACGAGGCCCGCTTTCAGAAAACGCTTCATGTTGTCTCCTAGAGGTGAGCGACGCCCTCTGTTCAGGTCGCCGTGGCAGGATTCTGGAGAAACGCGCTTGCGGGTTTGGTACTTCGCTGGCTCGCCTTGGTACTTTCATGCACCAGTTGGCTAGGAGATTCCCTAATCAACGCAATACAGCATGGAAACTCGCAAGCCAAAGGCCTCAGGCGCCGCCCAGCAGCTGGCGCCGGAACTGCGCCGCGGCCGGCGAGAGCGGGCGATCCTGCCGGGTGACGAGGCAGATCGGCGGCACGCGCACCGGCAGCTCCACCGCCACCGTGCGCAGCACGCCCAGCCGGGCGTAGTGGTTGGCCTGCGAAGCCGGCATCACGGCCGCCATGTCGGAGTTCTCGAGCAAGGCGGTGATGGCGATGGGCGATGCCGTTTCGATGATGTCGAGCCGCGCCTGGATGCCCGCCTCCCGCATGGCCGCCTCGAAGCGCCCGCGCTGCGGCGAGCCCGGCGGCTGCAGCACCCAGGACCAGTTCGCCATCTCGGCCAGCGTGACGACGGTGGCGCGCTCGAACACCGGGTGCGCGGCGCGCACCACGACCACCTGCGATTCGCCCAAGAGCGGCACGCTCGCGTACTTCGCCTCGTCGTGGGCATCGGTGAGCCGGCCCAGCACCAGGTCGACATCGCCCTGCTCCAGCTGCGCCTGCATCACGTCGCTGGTCTCGACCACCACCGACACGGCCACCTGCGGATGGCGGCGGTGGTATTCGACCAGCGCCGGCGCCAGCAGCTCGGGCACGGCGCCCGGCACGCTGCCCACGCGCAGCGAACCACTGAGGCCCGAGCGCAGCGCAAGCATTTCCTCGCGGGCGCTGCCGAAGTCGCTGAGCACGCGGCGGGCGTAGCGGATCAGGATCTCGCCATACGGCGTGGGCTCCATGCCGCGCGCGAGGCGTTCGAAGAGCCTTTCGCCCAGCGAATCCTCCAGCTGCTGCAGCAGCTTGGTGGCGGCCGGCTGGCTGATGTTCATGGCCTCCGCCGCGCGGCCCAGGTGGCGGTGGGCGTCGAGCCGGGCCAGCAGGAGCAACTGGCGCGGCCGCACATGGAGCATCAGCGACGCGTCGGTCAGGCCGGAACCGGAAGTCATGCACAAAAGTATATGGAGTTTCGGCCTTTTTCGATTGGATCGGGCGCACAAAGCTCCCTAAGCTCGCGCCAAACAAGCAGGAGACACACCGATGAAGCCATCTTTTTCTTGCCCGCGCAGCGGGCGCGGCTGCGCTGGCGCTGCTGGGCGCCACCGCCGGCGCCCAGCAGCCGGCCTACCCCGACAAGCCGCTGCGCATCATGGTCGGCGCCTCGCCCGGCGGCGGCACCGACATCCTGGCGCGCGTGCTGGCCGACAAGTTTGCGCCGGTGCTCAAGCAGCCGGTGACGGTGGAGAACCGGCCCGGCGCCTCCAACACCATTGCCGGCGAGCTCACGGCGCGCGCCGCGGCCGACGGCAGCACGCTGCTGCTGGCCACCAACACCGCGCAGGCAGTGGCGCCCCACATCCTCAAGCTCAAGTACGACCCGCTGAAAGACCTGCAGCCGATCGGCCTGGTGGCCGTGATGCCCAACGTGCTGGTGGTCTCGGCCAGTTCGCCGTACAAGTCGGTGAAGGACCTGGTGGCGGCCATGGCGGCCAGACCCGGCGGCTTCAAGTACGCGTCCTCCGGCATCGGCAGCACGCAGCACGTGGGCGGCGAGGCCTTCAACCTGGCCACGGGCATGAAGTCGATCCACGTGCCCTACAAGGGCAGCTCGCAGGCCCACATCGACATCATCGGCGGCGAAGTCGACATGATGTTCGACAGCACCTCGTCGGCCATGGGCCAGATCAAGGCCGGCAAGTTCCGCGCGCTGGCCGTGAGCGCGCCGCAGCGCTCGCCCGAGTTGCCCGACGTGCCCACGCTGGCCGAGCAGGGCATCAAGGGGGCGGACGTCTCCACCTGGTACGGCCTCTACGTGACGGCCGGCACGCCGCGGCCCGCGGTCGAGCGGCTGAACGCCGAGCTCGTGCGCACGCTGAAGCTGGCCGACGTGCAAACGCGCATCAAGGCCCTGGGCGGCGAGCCCGGAACGGTCACCGGCGACGCCTTCGCGGCAATGAACAGGCAGGAGTTCGACCACTACGGCCAGCTCGTGCGCGACGCCAACATCAAGGCCGAGTAAGGCCTCCCTTTTTCATCATTTCATTCCTGACCACATGTCCACCCCATCGAAGACCCCGAGCGTCATCCCTGCCAAGCCCCGCATCGCCGTGCTGCTCGGCGACCCCGGCGGCGTCGGCCCCGAGATGGCCGTGAAGCTGCTCGCGCGCCAGCGCAACCTGGACGCCGCGCGCGTGCTGCTGATTGCCGACCCGGTGGTGCTGGCCGCAGGCGAGCGCGCGGCGGGCACGAAGCTCGACCCGCTGCGGGTCGGCGGATTCGACGATCTGCGCTTCGAGGACGGCCGCCCCACCCTGCTGCTGCACGACTGGATGGAAGGCCGGGAGCCGGTGCTCGGCGAGTCGAACGAGGCCTCGGGCCGCGCTTCCTTCGAGGCGCTCGAACTCGCCACCGCGGCCGTGCGGCGCGGACAGGCCGAGGGCATTCTCTTCGCGCCGCTCAACAAGCATTCGCTGCGCCTGGGCGGCCTCGTGCACGAGGACGAGCTGCGCTACATGCAGGAGCGTTTCGCGGTGACGGGCTTCGTCTGCGAGTTCAACCTCACCGGTTCACTCTGGACCTCGCGCGTGACCTCGCACATTCCGCTGAAGGACGTGGCGAGCCACATCACTGTGGAGGGCGTGAGCGATGCGGTGAAGATCATTGCATCAGCGCTGCGCCGCGCCGGTGTGGCACAGCCGCGCATTGCGGTAACGGGGCTCAACCCGCATGCGGGCGATGGCGGCTCCATCGGCATGGAAGAGATCGAGATCATCGCGCCGGCCATCGAGCGGCTGCGCGCCGAGGGCTTCGACGCACGCGGCCCGTTCTCGCCCGACACGGTGTTCATCGGCGCGCGCCGCGGCGACGTGGATGCGGTGGTGTCGATGTACCACGACCAGGGCCAGATCGCGATGAAGCTCATGGGCTTCGAGGAGGGCGTGACCCTGCATGGCGGCCTGCCCGTGCCGGTGGCCACCTCGGCCAGCGGCAGCGCCTTCGACATCGCGGGCAAGGGCATCGCGCAGATCGAAGGGCTGCAGCAGGCCTTCGACCTGTGCGTGCGCATGGCCAACGGTGCGCCGGTGCGCGCGCTCTCCAGCGCGGAAGTTGCAGCCTGACGCGAAGCTCAGGCGGCGGGCGCCCCGTGCGGGTTGGCCTCGGGCTGCGACGGCTGCACGTAGAAATAGATCAGCACCAGATTGACGATCGGAATGATCATCAACAGCTGGAGCCAGCCGCTCTTGCCGATGTCGTGCAGGCGGCGCGCGCCCACGGCCAGCACGGGCAGCAGGAAGGCCAGCGCCGCGATGAAGTACACATATTCATGGACCAGACCCGCCACGATGAGAACGACGAGCTCGGTCAGCACGAACCACCAGTACTCCGAACGCGATGCGCGCCCCTTGAAATCGGTGTATTTGCTGAAGCAGGTCTTGACCGCTGTTTGAAAGTCCATTGATCGACTCCTCTTGATTGAATCCCAGGGAAATTCCCCGGGCCGATCATATCGATGCATCTTTCAACAGTACATTCGGCCATCCGTTCGCAAACAAACGGCCTATTGATTGGCCCGTTGCCTGGCCTTTCAGCGAATCAAGCCCGGGTGCCCAGGCGTTTCAGCAGGCCCGCCGTCGAGGCGTCGAGCCCCATGATGTCGCCCGAGGCCAGGCGCGGCTCGATGTCCTTGGCAAGCACCTTGCCGAGCTCCACCCCCCACTGGTCGAAGCTGTTGATGCCCCACAGCGCGCCGCTGGTGAACACGCGGTGCTCGTACAGCGCGAGAAAAGCGCCCAGCGATTCGGGCGTGAGCTTGTCGAACACGAAGAAGGTGCTCGGCCGGTTGCCCGGGAAGTTCTTGTGGCCGCCGGCATCGAGCTTGCCGACCATCAGCGCCTGCGCCTGCGCGAGCGCGTTGGCCAGCAGCTTGGGGTGGTGGCCGTCGAGATCGTGCGCCGCATCGCGCACCGCCACGAATTCGAGCGGGATCACGTCGGTGCCCTGGTGCAGCATCTGGAAGTAGGCATGCTGGCCGTTGGTGCCGGGCTCGCCCCAGAGCACGGGCGAAGTGCCGATGGAAAGCGCCGCGCCCTCCGCATCGACCTGCTTGCCGTTGCTCTCCATCTCGAGCTGCTGCAGGTAGGCCGGCAGGCGCTTCAAGGCGCTGTGGTACGGCGCGATGCCGCGGCTCGTGAACCCGTGGAAGTTGCGGTACCAGACGTCGAGCAGGCCCAGCCGCACCGGCAGGTTCTGCTCGAGCGGCGCGCTGCGGAAGTGCCCGTCCATCGCATGCGCGCCCGCCAGCAGCCGGCGGAAGCCGTCGGCGCCAATGGCCAGCGCAATCGGCAATCCGATGGCCGACCACAGCGAATAGCGCCCGCCCACCCAGTCCCAGAAGCCGAAGGTGGTGTCGATGCCGAATTGCCTCGCGGCCTCCACGTTGGTGGTGAGCGCGGCAAAGTGGCCGGCAATGTCGGTGCCGCCCGACTGCTCGTACCAGCGCCTGGCCGAGAGCGCGTTGGCCATGGTCTCGGCCGTGGTGAAGGTCTTGGAGGCCACGAGGAACAGCGTGTGCTCCGGCGCCAGGTCGCGCAGCACGCTCGCCAGCTCGTGGCCGTCGACGTTGGAGACGAAGTGAAAGCGCTTGCCCGGCGCGGCGAACTCGGCCAGCGCCAGCACCGCCATCTGCGGGCCGAGGTCGGAGCCGCCGATGCCGATGTTGACCACGTCGGTGATCGTGTGGTCGCTGCGCACCTTCTCTGCATAGGCCAGCATCGCATCGAGGGTGGCGTGCACTTCGCGCAGCTCGTTCGCGGTCTTCGGGCCGGTCGGCGCATCGGCCGGCGCGCGCAGCAGCGTGTGCAGCACGGCGCGGTCTTCGGTGGTGTTGATGTGCTCGCCCGCGAACATCGCGTCGCGGTGTGCCTCGAGGCCGCACTCGCGGGCCAGCGTGAACAGCAGCTCTTGGGTTCGCGCATCGATCAGGTTCTTCGACAGGTCGGCGAACACGTGCGGCG
This genomic window from Variovorax paradoxus contains:
- a CDS encoding ABC transporter substrate-binding protein, with product MKRFLKAGLVLALIGTGLASQAATELVIATVNNGHMIEMQKLTPFFEKANPDIKLKWVTLEEGTLRQRVTTDIATKGGQFDVMTIGLYEAPIWSKKGWLQPIATDAAYDADDLLPAIRAGLSSEGKLYAAPFYGESSMLMYRKDLADKVGFQMPEQPTWAQVKELAGKIHDPKAGVYGMCLRGKPGWGDNMAFLTTLVNTNGGQWFDMQWKPQIDTKPWKDAINFYVDLMKAYGPPGASANSFNENLALFNEGKCGMWVDATIAASFISDPKQSKVADKVAFAQAPVAVTPKGANWLWTWNLAIPASSTKGAAAQTFVKWATSKEYVNLVAKEHGWATVPTGTRKSTYANPEFQKVAKFAAAEKKAIDTANLSDSTLPKSPYVGVQYAAIPEFQAIGVAVGQQMSAALSGKVTVDQALKTSQTAAEREMKKAGYYK
- a CDS encoding LysR family transcriptional regulator; this translates as MTSGSGLTDASLMLHVRPRQLLLLARLDAHRHLGRAAEAMNISQPAATKLLQQLEDSLGERLFERLARGMEPTPYGEILIRYARRVLSDFGSAREEMLALRSGLSGSLRVGSVPGAVPELLAPALVEYHRRHPQVAVSVVVETSDVMQAQLEQGDVDLVLGRLTDAHDEAKYASVPLLGESQVVVVRAAHPVFERATVVTLAEMANWSWVLQPPGSPQRGRFEAAMREAGIQARLDIIETASPIAITALLENSDMAAVMPASQANHYARLGVLRTVAVELPVRVPPICLVTRQDRPLSPAAAQFRRQLLGGA
- a CDS encoding Bug family tripartite tricarboxylate transporter substrate binding protein yields the protein MVGASPGGGTDILARVLADKFAPVLKQPVTVENRPGASNTIAGELTARAAADGSTLLLATNTAQAVAPHILKLKYDPLKDLQPIGLVAVMPNVLVVSASSPYKSVKDLVAAMAARPGGFKYASSGIGSTQHVGGEAFNLATGMKSIHVPYKGSSQAHIDIIGGEVDMMFDSTSSAMGQIKAGKFRALAVSAPQRSPELPDVPTLAEQGIKGADVSTWYGLYVTAGTPRPAVERLNAELVRTLKLADVQTRIKALGGEPGTVTGDAFAAMNRQEFDHYGQLVRDANIKAE
- a CDS encoding 4-hydroxythreonine-4-phosphate dehydrogenase PdxA, with the protein product MSTPSKTPSVIPAKPRIAVLLGDPGGVGPEMAVKLLARQRNLDAARVLLIADPVVLAAGERAAGTKLDPLRVGGFDDLRFEDGRPTLLLHDWMEGREPVLGESNEASGRASFEALELATAAVRRGQAEGILFAPLNKHSLRLGGLVHEDELRYMQERFAVTGFVCEFNLTGSLWTSRVTSHIPLKDVASHITVEGVSDAVKIIASALRRAGVAQPRIAVTGLNPHAGDGGSIGMEEIEIIAPAIERLRAEGFDARGPFSPDTVFIGARRGDVDAVVSMYHDQGQIAMKLMGFEEGVTLHGGLPVPVATSASGSAFDIAGKGIAQIEGLQQAFDLCVRMANGAPVRALSSAEVAA
- a CDS encoding DUF805 domain-containing protein — encoded protein: MDFQTAVKTCFSKYTDFKGRASRSEYWWFVLTELVVLIVAGLVHEYVYFIAALAFLLPVLAVGARRLHDIGKSGWLQLLMIIPIVNLVLIYFYVQPSQPEANPHGAPAA
- the pgi gene encoding glucose-6-phosphate isomerase translates to MAMTLRCDRAPAWAQLQAAFETAGRQFDVRHAFVDDAGRFERFSQEAPHVFADLSKNLIDARTQELLFTLARECGLEAHRDAMFAGEHINTTEDRAVLHTLLRAPADAPTGPKTANELREVHATLDAMLAYAEKVRSDHTITDVVNIGIGGSDLGPQMAVLALAEFAAPGKRFHFVSNVDGHELASVLRDLAPEHTLFLVASKTFTTAETMANALSARRWYEQSGGTDIAGHFAALTTNVEAARQFGIDTTFGFWDWVGGRYSLWSAIGLPIALAIGADGFRRLLAGAHAMDGHFRSAPLEQNLPVRLGLLDVWYRNFHGFTSRGIAPYHSALKRLPAYLQQLEMESNGKQVDAEGAALSIGTSPVLWGEPGTNGQHAYFQMLHQGTDVIPLEFVAVRDAAHDLDGHHPKLLANALAQAQALMVGKLDAGGHKNFPGNRPSTFFVFDKLTPESLGAFLALYEHRVFTSGALWGINSFDQWGVELGKVLAKDIEPRLASGDIMGLDASTAGLLKRLGTRA